A single window of Coffea eugenioides isolate CCC68of chromosome 7, Ceug_1.0, whole genome shotgun sequence DNA harbors:
- the LOC113777317 gene encoding stromal cell-derived factor 2-like protein — MAISFFGLAIFLFLTLDSDFTSSPISAASEGVPTTYGSVIKLMHEKTKFRLHSHDIPYGSGSGQQSVTGFPNVDDSNSYWIVRPVPDTNAQQGDTIKGGTVIRLQHMRTRKWLHSHLLNICLLMTELAAVVVVGAYIDYYMHSVLWDNFTSPLGF, encoded by the exons ATGGCAATCTCGTTTTTCGGTCtcgccattttcctttttcttaccCTTGACTCTGATTTCACCTCTTCCCCCATCTCTGCTGCTTCCGAAGGCGTCCCG ACTACTTATGGGTCAGTGATCAAGTTGATGcatgagaaaacaaagtttAGGCTGCATTCGCATGATATACCATATGGCTCTGGTAGTGGGCAGCAGTCCGTCACTGGTTTTCCCAACGTTGATGACTCAAATAGCTATTGG ATTGTTAGACCTGTACCAGATACCAATGCCCAACAAGGGGATACAATCAAAGGTGGTACCGTCATCAGGCTGCAACACATGAGGACCAGAAAATGGTTACATAGCCACTTGCTAAAT atttgtcTACTTATGACTGAATTGGCTGCAGTCGTGGTAGTTGGAGCATATATAG ATTACTATATGCATTCtgttctttgggataattttacaagtcctttggGTTTCTGA